A stretch of Lactuca sativa cultivar Salinas chromosome 6, Lsat_Salinas_v11, whole genome shotgun sequence DNA encodes these proteins:
- the LOC111882218 gene encoding ADP-ribosylation factor isoform X1 has protein sequence MPIQNFHGSQTSVFLRSEALKYYAPLCISFVYLTDFVGDRRSPFSNDLRHYCNRRPKSLIKMGLSFTKLFSRLFAKKEMRILMVGLDAAGKTTILYKLKLGEIVTTIPTIGFNVETVEYKNISFTVWDVGGQDKIRPLWRHYFQNTQGLIFVVDSNDRDRVGEAKDELHRMLNEDELRDAVLLVFANKQDLPNAMNAAEITDKLGLHSLRQRHWYIQSTCATSGEGLYEGLDWLSNNIANKVKPLHV, from the exons ATGCCAATTCAAAACTTTCACGGGTCTCAAACGTCCGTTTTCCTCCGATCTGAAGCCCTTAAATACTACGCTCCCCTCTGCATCTCCTTCGTATATCTCACGGATTTCGTCGGTGATCGACGGTCTCCATTTTCAAACGATCTCCGTCACTACTGCAATCGCCGGCCGAAATC ATTAATCAAGATGGGGTTGTCATTTACCAAGCTTTTTAGTCGCTTGTTTGCTAAGAAAGAGATGCGTATTTTGATGGTTGGTCTCGATGCAGCTGGTAAAACCACAATCTTGTACAAGCTCAAGTTGGGAGAGATTGTTACCACAATTCCCACTATTG GATTTAATGTGGAGACTGTTGAGTACAAGAACATCAGCTTCACAGTTTGGGATGTTGGTGGTCAGGACAAG ATCCGACCTTTGTGGAGGCACTACTTCCAGAACACACAAGGGCTTATCTTTGTGGTTGATAGCAATGATCGTGACCGTGTTGGGGAGGCTAAAGATGAGCTCCACAGGATGCTTAATGAG GATGAACTAAGAGATGCGGTGTTGCTTGTGTTTGCCAACAAACAAGATCTTCCAAATGCCATGAATGCTGCTGAGATTACTGATAAACTTGGCCTCCATTCTCTCCGACAACGACACTG GTACATTCAGAGCACATGTGCTACCTCTGGAGAAGGTCTATATGAAGGTCTTGATTGGCTTTCCAATAATATTGCTAACAAGGTAAAGCCTTTACATGtttaa
- the LOC111882218 gene encoding ADP-ribosylation factor isoform X2 encodes MPIQNFHGSQTSVFLRSEALKYYAPLCISFVYLTDFVGDRRSPFSNDLRHYCNRRPKSLIKMGLSFTKLFSRLFAKKEMRILMVGLDAAGKTTILYKLKLGEIVTTIPTIGFNVETVEYKNISFTVWDVGGQDKIRPLWRHYFQNTQGLIFVVDSNDRDRVGEAKDELHRMLNEDELRDAVLLVFANKQDLPNAMNAAEITDKLGLHSLRQRHWYIQSTCATSGEGLYEGLDWLSNNIANKA; translated from the exons ATGCCAATTCAAAACTTTCACGGGTCTCAAACGTCCGTTTTCCTCCGATCTGAAGCCCTTAAATACTACGCTCCCCTCTGCATCTCCTTCGTATATCTCACGGATTTCGTCGGTGATCGACGGTCTCCATTTTCAAACGATCTCCGTCACTACTGCAATCGCCGGCCGAAATC ATTAATCAAGATGGGGTTGTCATTTACCAAGCTTTTTAGTCGCTTGTTTGCTAAGAAAGAGATGCGTATTTTGATGGTTGGTCTCGATGCAGCTGGTAAAACCACAATCTTGTACAAGCTCAAGTTGGGAGAGATTGTTACCACAATTCCCACTATTG GATTTAATGTGGAGACTGTTGAGTACAAGAACATCAGCTTCACAGTTTGGGATGTTGGTGGTCAGGACAAG ATCCGACCTTTGTGGAGGCACTACTTCCAGAACACACAAGGGCTTATCTTTGTGGTTGATAGCAATGATCGTGACCGTGTTGGGGAGGCTAAAGATGAGCTCCACAGGATGCTTAATGAG GATGAACTAAGAGATGCGGTGTTGCTTGTGTTTGCCAACAAACAAGATCTTCCAAATGCCATGAATGCTGCTGAGATTACTGATAAACTTGGCCTCCATTCTCTCCGACAACGACACTG GTACATTCAGAGCACATGTGCTACCTCTGGAGAAGGTCTATATGAAGGTCTTGATTGGCTTTCCAATAATATTGCTAACAAG gCATAA